AATTCATCTGCCACAGAACTATCGCGCAATTCAATGGAAATTGAAACAGGAACTGTTACCTCCTGATCGACTGTAGTCAGACTCAACCTATGCCTGACTGGCGAATCACCGTAACACCCCATAATTCGCTCTCCATCGCCATTTTCAGCTCCATTTACTTCATCCAACTCCTCAATGTCATACTCTTCCTGTTCATTTCCACAGCGATTCTTAAAAAACTCTTCTTGAGAAGCCCTGAGACTCTCATAAGCAACACAAAGACACTTTTTTTTCTCAGCACCATCCTTATCACAGTTACAAATCATTTTAGATTTCAGATTATCCTtattacatttcttcttcttcgcaAATACAAACTTCCTCTGACTAATCTTATTTTTCGGCGAAATTGAAGCCAATTTGTTAGTACTAGAATTCCTGGAAACTAAACGCTGAGTTCTACTCGCTGATTTAGAAGATTTTGATAAAGCTGGACTGAGCTCCACATTTGGGTTCGCATTCTCAGAAATTTTGGAGCATTTTTTAGGCGTAAGCCTAGTGGATTTGCCGATAGAATCCATCAAAATCACCGAAAAAAGCAATGTGATTATCGCCGAAGAGTTTGATCAGAGTTAGGGTTTAGTTGTATTACTGATTGGCTAGGGTTTTCTGGTTCTCTCTCATTCATTGATCGACGagggaaaaagaagaagaagttgagCTTTTCACGCTTCTGGAGTTTGTAACggctagttttttttttttggagcgTTGGATTtgtttttctaaattattttgcAAAACTGAACCGTTAATTAGAGAGTGATTTGAGGTTATTGTTATGgctaatttttaatatttatataataaaatataaaaaaattcaaagtgcATTAGCCAATTCATCTAATTTGAATATTGATACGCAAAACATACCAAATAAGTTAAAGATGAATAGAGTACTtattttcattaactttataacgtattttaagtaatatacatatagaaaagAAAGGACTTTTATAGCATATATAATATCACCAAAAAAGTCGAAATTTTTATTGAAGTAGAGAAGAGCAAAGTACCTATTGATACAAATAACTACTGGCATTTCCTTCTCTGTACAAACATGACTCgacaaacacataaaaaagttcatttaataataataataataataatatggcATGAATTTGGAGCGGATGACAAAAGCATCTCAGCTCAATCATCAGTGTTTTTTGCAACGTAACAATAAAACACTGTGAAGACAtgccaattttattttatttactactAACTTCAAATAACACATGAATAGATCACATTTGAGAAAATCATGACTGCTCAATCATCATCGGTGTGCTTTTTGCGACGATTTTTATTCTTCTCCTTATCAGAGTCAGAGTCAGAACCACCCTGCCAATTTATCAAgattaaatcaataaaataacaatatgtttttattatgcgattcaaaaataaaaactactTACATATTTCTTGCGACCATAGCCTTCATCATCGTCACCGCCCTTCCCATAGCTAGACTTCTTGTAGTCATCTTCCTCAGACCTTCCATAACTAGGCCTCTCAATTGTTGAACTCCCATACCCACTAGATCCGTATGCTGATTTTTTCCcctcatcatcgtcgtcatcatcaccACCACTCTTTCTTCCATGACCGGTGGATTTGGTTTTACTCCCATATCCACCGGATTCATCTCCATACCCGGTAGATGTGGTTTTACTCCCATACCCACCCGATTCATCTCCATACCCAGTAGATGTGGTTTTACTTCCATACCCACCCGATTCATTTCCATACCCGGTGGAGGTTGTTTTACTCCCATACCCACCCGATTCATCTCCATATCCGGTGGACGTGGTTTTACTCCCATACCCACCCGAATCATTTCCATACCCGGTGGATTTGGTTTTACTCCCATACCCACCAGATTCATCTCCATATCCGGTGGATGTGGTTTTACTCCCATACCCACCCGAATCATCTCCATACCCGGTGGATGTGGTTTTACTCCCATATCCACCCGAATCATCTCCATATCCGGTGGATGTGGTTTTACTCCCATACCCACCCGAATCATCTCCATACCCGGTGGATGTGGTTTTACTCCCATATCCACTCGATTCATTTCCATAACCAGATCCATATTCCGAACTCTTATCCCCGTGTTCACTTTTCCTTCCATGCCCACCGGATCCGGTTTTGCTCCCGTATCCACCTGACCCGTACTGATCATCAGAGTCATGAGTAGTACTTTTTGACCCGTAACCGGATCCATATTCAGATTGGGGCTCATCATCGTCGTTTCGTCCATATCCAGATCCATGTGACTTTTTGGGTTTTCCATGTCCGGATCCAATTCCACTTCCACCATACTCACTTTCACCGTAAGACATGATTGtgttaatttcaaaaattattttctttctcgattgataaaattgaataatgtgatcacaagaaaatgaatttttgttaGTTAGTTGAGTAGAAATATAAAGGAGGGAAAAACCGTTACAAGTTGTTGGAACTGGAAACGAGGTTGTTACTCCTATTTAGTGATAGTAGATGATTTCATAATCAAGGGCCACTATTACTTGATTTGTTATAAATTCAAAGGCGGAGCCAcgatttgaaatttatgattctAAATTTGcatcaaattaataattagaTTTATTGTAAAATACATATAAGtaaaatacttatatataatgaattttgtaatataaatac
This window of the Solanum pennellii chromosome 2, SPENNV200 genome carries:
- the LOC107010663 gene encoding uncharacterized protein LOC107010663; this translates as MSYGESEYGGSGIGSGHGKPKKSHGSGYGRNDDDEPQSEYGSGYGSKSTTHDSDDQYGSGGYGSKTGSGGHGRKSEHGDKSSEYGSGYGNESSGYGSKTTSTGYGDDSGGYGSKTTSTGYGDDSGGYGSKTTSTGYGDDSGGYGSKTTSTGYGDESGGYGSKTKSTGYGNDSGGYGSKTTSTGYGDESGGYGSKTTSTGYGNESGGYGSKTTSTGYGDESGGYGSKTTSTGYGDESGGYGSKTKSTGHGRKSGGDDDDDDEGKKSAYGSSGYGSSTIERPSYGRSEEDDYKKSSYGKGGDDDEGYGRKKYGGSDSDSDKEKNKNRRKKHTDDD